The following coding sequences lie in one Epinephelus lanceolatus isolate andai-2023 chromosome 24, ASM4190304v1, whole genome shotgun sequence genomic window:
- the tubgcp3 gene encoding gamma-tubulin complex component 3 — translation MATLDQKSPNVLLQSLCCRITGKSEAEVAHQFQYAVRVIGSNYAPTIERDEFLVSEKIKKELLKQRREADAALFSELHRKLQTQSVLKHRWSVLYLLLSLSEDPRKPSSRVGNYGALFAQALPRDAHSTPFYCTRPQSLALGYGERSAGLSASVGTSGISSLGVYTLNGPTPTPQSLLAGQPPQSAAGGGQPLGSRLAWALPVSCSPSSALAPLATRPPLGPPVPSSRVVRPRRDGEVSEAALVRDILYVFQGIDGKFIKMSGQDNCYRIDSKVVLCKSLRDTSSRLAELGWLHNKVRKYTDARSLDRAFGLVGQSFCASLHQELKEYYRLLSVLHSQLQVEDEQGVTVCTESSLTLRRLLVWMYDPKVRLKTLAALVDFCQGRKGGELASAVHSYGKTGDPQMRALVQHILSLVSHPILNFLYRWIYDGELEDTYHEFFVASDPNVKTDRLWHDKYSLRKSMIPSFITMDQARKVLLIGKSINFLHQVCHDRTPPGKITPASTSADTPKDAAELLSDLEGAFQEKIDAAYFDTSKYLLDVLNRNYLLLEHLQAMRRYLLLGQGDFIRHLMDLLKPELARPATTLYQHNLTGILETAVRATNAQYDNAEILKRLDVRLLEVSPGDTGWDVFSLDYHVDGPIATVFTRECMGHYLRVFNFLWRAKRMEYTLTDIWKGQMCNAKLLKTMPELSGVLHQCHILASEMVHFIHQMQYYITFEVLECSWDELWNKVQQAQDLDHIIAAHEVFLDSVISRCLLDNNSKSLLTQLRAIFDQIIEFQNAQDSLYRSALEELTLRLQFEEKKQQREEEGQWGVTAEQEAEEKKRIQKFQKTVPNMHAQLRLLTHVYQTIVQQFLVLLMTSSDESLRFLSFRLDFNEHYRAREPRLRASLGATRGRRPSNI, via the exons ATGGCGACCCTGGATCAGAAATCTCCCAACGTGCTCCTCCAGAGCCTCTGCTGCAGAATCACGGGGAAAAGCGAAG CTGAAGTTGCCCACCAGTTCCAGTATGCAGTGCGAGTCATTGGCAGTAACTACGCCCCAACTATTGAGCGGGATGAGTTCCTGGTGTCGGAGAAGATCAAGAAAGAAC TGCTGAAGCAGAGGAGAGAAGCAGACGCTGCGCTGTTCTCAGAGCTGCATAGAAAACTACAGACGCAG AGTGTTCTGAAGCATCGTTGGTCTGTTCTCTACTTGCTGCTCAGCCTGTCTGAAGACCCCCGCAAACCCTCCAGCagg GTTGGAAACTATGGCGCACTCTTTGCCCAGGCTCTCCCCAGGGACGCCCACTCCACCCCCTTCTACTGCACCCGGCCCCAGAGCCTGGCCCTGGGCTACGGGGAGAGGAGTGCTGGCCTGTCGGCGAGTGTGGGCACCAGCGGCATCTCCAGTCTGGGAGTCTACACGCTGAACGGGCCCACGCCAACGCCTCAGTCACTGCTGGCTGG TCAACCCCCTCAGTCTGCAGCAGGAGGCGGGCAGCCTCTGGGCTCTCGGCTGGCCTGGGCTCTTCCTGTAAGCTGCTCCCCTTCCTCCGCTCTGGCCCCGCTCGCCACTCGACCACCCCTCGGACCTCCAGTTCCCTCCTCCAGAGTGGTGCGTCCTCGACGCGATG GTGAGGTGAGCGAGGCGGCGCTGGTGCGGGACATCCTCTACGTCTTCCAGGGAATCGATGGCAAGTTCATCAAGATGAGTGGCCAGGATAACTGCTACAGAATAGACAGCAAG GTGGTGCTGTGCAAGTCCCTGAGAGACACAAGCAGCAGACTGGCCGAGCTCGGCTGGCTCCACAACAAGGTCAGGAAGTACACCGATGCCAGGAGCTTGGACCGGGCCTTTGGACTGGTCGGgcag AGCTTCTGTGCGTCGCTCCATCAGGAGCTGAAGGAGTACTACAGGCTACTATCTGTCCTCCACTCCCAG TTGCAGGTGGAGGATGAGCAGGGTGTGACCGTGTGCACAGAGAGCAGTCTGACCCTCAGAAGGCTCCTGGTCTGGATGTATGACCCCAAAGTGCGACTCAAAACTCTGGCCGCCCTTGTCGACTTCTGCCAAGGTCGGAAAGGAGGTGAGCTGGCCTCAGCCGTCCATTCTTACGGGAAAACGGGAGACCCGCAGATGCGAGCGCTGGTTCAACACATCCTCAGCCTGGTGTCACACCCCATCCTCAACTTCCTGTATAGGTGGATCTATGATGGGGAGCTAGAAGATACCTACCAcgag ttctttGTAGCATCAGATCCCAACGTGAAGACAGATCGTCTGTGGCACGACAAGTACTCCCTCAGGAAGTCAATGATCCCGTCATTCATCACCATGGATCAGGCCCGCAAG GTTCTGCTGATTGGTAAATCCATCAACTTCCTGCATCAGGTTTGTCACGACAGAACACCGCCGGGGAAAATCACACCAGCATCCACGTCTGCAGACACACCCAAAGATG ctgcagagctgctgtcagacCTGGAAGGGGCGTTTCAGGAGAAGATTGATGCTGCCTACTTTGACACCAGCAAATACCTGCTGGACGTCCTCAACCGCAACTACCTGCTGCTGGAGCATCTGCAGGCCATGAGGAGATACCTGCTGCTGGGTCAGGGAGACTTCATCAGACACCTCATGGACCTTCTAAA ACCAGAGTTGGCGCGTCCTGCCACCACTTTGTATCAACACAACCTGACTGGAATCTTAGAGACGGCGGTCAGAGCCACGAACGCCCAGTATGACAATGCAGAGATCCTCAAGAGACTGGATGTTCGCCTGCTAGAG GTGTCTCCTGGTGATACAGGCTGGGATGTTTTCAGTCTGGACTACCATGTTGATGGACCCATTGCTACG gtgtttACAAGGGAGTGTATGGGCCACTACCTGCGTGTGTTCAATTTCCTGTGGAGGGCCAAGAGGATGGagtacacactgactgacatctGGAAGGGACAGATGTGTAATGCCAAGCTGCTCAAAACCATGCCTG AGTTGTCCGGCGTGCTGCATCAATGTCACATCCTGGCCTCCGAGATGGTCCACTTCATCCACCAAATGCAGTACTACATCACCTTTGAG gTGCTGGAGTGCTCCTGGGACGAGCTGTGGAACAAAGTGCAGCAGGCTCAGGACCTCGACCACATCATCGCTGCCCATGAAGTCTTCCTCGACAGCGTCATCTCAAGGTGCCTGCTGGACAACAACAGCAAG TCTCTTTTGACCCAGCTGAGGGCCATATTTGATCAGATCATCGAGTTCCAGAACGCGCAGGACTCCCTCTACCGCTCGGCACTGGAGGAACTCACCCTGCGGCTGCAGTTTGAAGAGAAGaagcaacagagagaggaggag GGTCAGTGGGGAGTGACAGCCGAACAGGaagcagaggagaagaagaggattCAGAAGTTCCAGAAGACTGTACCAAACATGCACGCCCAGCTCCGCCTCCTCACTCACGTCTACCAG ACCATCGTCCAGCAGTTCCTGGTGTTGCTGATGACCAGTTCAGATGAGAGTCTGCGTTTCCTCAGCTTCAGACTAGACTTCAATGAACACTACAG ggccAGAGAGCCAAGGCTGCGAGCCTCACTGGGTGCCACCAGGGGGCGACGACCGTCAAATATCTGA